One window from the genome of Variovorax sp. PAMC26660 encodes:
- a CDS encoding VOC family protein: MPHLSYVNVFAKDVVALSGFYQRVFGFPEIEAIRSPIFRGLDTGKSSLGFNALDAYELLHLAEFSDTRGVKFLLNIDVDSQADVDRMVPVALEAGATLIKPPYVTYYNWYQSVLLDPEGNVFRINFMM; this comes from the coding sequence ATGCCCCACCTCTCCTACGTCAACGTCTTCGCCAAAGACGTGGTCGCACTCAGCGGCTTCTACCAACGCGTGTTCGGCTTCCCCGAAATCGAGGCCATCCGCTCGCCGATCTTTCGTGGACTCGACACCGGCAAGTCGAGCCTGGGCTTCAACGCACTCGACGCCTACGAGCTGCTGCACCTTGCCGAGTTCTCCGACACGCGCGGCGTGAAGTTCCTGCTGAACATCGACGTCGACAGCCAGGCCGACGTCGACCGCATGGTGCCCGTCGCACTCGAAGCGGGCGCCACGCTCATCAAGCCGCCCTACGTCACTTACTACAACTGGTACCAGTCGGTGCTGCTCGATCCCGAGGGCAATGTGTTCCGCATCAACTTCATGATGTGA
- a CDS encoding isopenicillin N synthase family dioxygenase, with protein sequence MTLLSVPIIDLAPYFDGSPESRSEVAKKVDEACRSIGFLVITNHGIPAELISRVATLSRKFFDMPLGEKRKVDRPREDAVRGYSAVGEEGLSYSLEEAAPGDLKESFSIGPSNVPDDDYHRGPAAGPHFEPNSWPPIDGFREAYEGYFEAMSDLSRSLMRIFALGLALPEKFFDDKIDRHISMFRVLSYPPQREAPLPGQLRAGAHSDYGSLTIVLPDDKGLQVFNKAGQWVDVPQVEGGLVVNIADLMMQWTNDQWVSTLHRVVNPPFEMASTNRRQSLVFFHQPNYDAMVECLPSCLAPGEAPKYAPISSGNHLISKFVKQTTFGGTKATA encoded by the coding sequence ATGACTCTCTTGTCCGTTCCCATCATCGATCTCGCGCCCTATTTCGACGGAAGCCCCGAAAGCCGATCGGAGGTCGCGAAGAAAGTCGACGAAGCCTGCCGCAGCATCGGCTTCCTGGTCATCACCAACCACGGCATTCCTGCGGAGCTGATCTCGCGCGTGGCCACGCTGTCGCGCAAGTTCTTCGACATGCCGCTCGGCGAGAAGCGCAAGGTCGACCGTCCGCGCGAGGACGCGGTGCGCGGCTACAGCGCGGTCGGCGAAGAGGGCCTGTCGTACAGCCTCGAAGAGGCGGCGCCGGGCGACCTGAAGGAATCGTTCTCCATCGGCCCATCGAACGTGCCCGACGACGACTACCACCGCGGCCCCGCAGCCGGCCCGCACTTCGAGCCCAACAGCTGGCCGCCCATCGACGGTTTCCGTGAAGCATACGAAGGCTACTTCGAGGCCATGAGCGATCTCTCGCGCTCGCTGATGCGCATCTTTGCGCTCGGCCTGGCGCTGCCCGAAAAGTTCTTCGACGACAAGATCGACCGGCACATCAGCATGTTCCGCGTGCTGAGCTACCCGCCGCAACGCGAGGCACCGTTGCCCGGCCAACTGCGTGCGGGCGCGCACAGCGACTACGGCAGCCTCACCATCGTGTTGCCCGACGACAAGGGCCTTCAGGTGTTCAACAAGGCCGGCCAGTGGGTCGATGTGCCGCAGGTCGAAGGTGGTCTGGTCGTCAACATTGCCGATCTGATGATGCAGTGGACCAACGACCAGTGGGTGTCGACGCTGCATCGCGTGGTCAATCCGCCCTTCGAGATGGCGAGCACCAACCGCCGGCAGTCGCTGGTGTTCTTCCACCAGCCCAACTACGACGCGATGGTCGAGTGTCTGCCGAGTTGTCTGGCACCGGGAGAGGCGCCGAAGTACGCACCGATCTCGTCGGGGAATCACCTGATCTCGAAGTTCGTCAAGCAGACGACCTTCGGGGGCACCAAGGCGACGGCCTGA
- the rutR gene encoding HTH-type transcriptional regulator RutR has protein sequence MPKTKALAAASSSNITTDKPARKRAKPAVRSASAVSRRLRQIEDKRSAILGAALGLFSRFGLHGTSIDQVAARADVSKSNLLYYFANKEELYVNVLRDLLALWLEPLRGFSAEQDPGEAIGDYIRRKLLVSRDRPDASRLFCLEMIQGAPLLRDELDRELRTLVEKKSEVIRAWVEAGKLAPVDPHHLIFALWAVTQHYADFGVQVQALTGHTLDDAAFFEQTVENVQRIVLQGITPR, from the coding sequence ATGCCGAAGACCAAGGCGCTGGCCGCAGCCAGCAGCAGCAACATCACCACCGACAAGCCGGCGCGCAAACGAGCGAAGCCCGCGGTGCGCAGCGCGTCCGCCGTGAGCCGGCGACTGCGCCAGATCGAAGACAAGCGCAGCGCGATCCTCGGTGCCGCGCTGGGGCTGTTCTCCCGGTTCGGGCTGCACGGCACGTCGATCGACCAGGTGGCTGCGCGCGCCGATGTGTCGAAGAGCAACCTGCTCTATTACTTCGCGAACAAGGAAGAGCTGTACGTCAACGTGCTGCGCGACCTGCTCGCGCTGTGGCTCGAACCGCTGCGCGGCTTCAGCGCCGAGCAGGACCCGGGCGAGGCCATTGGCGATTACATCCGTCGCAAGCTGCTGGTCTCGCGCGATCGGCCGGATGCATCGCGTTTGTTCTGTCTTGAAATGATCCAGGGTGCGCCGCTGTTGCGCGACGAACTCGACCGAGAGCTGCGCACGCTGGTGGAGAAAAAATCGGAGGTGATTCGTGCCTGGGTCGAGGCCGGCAAGCTCGCGCCGGTCGATCCGCATCACCTGATCTTTGCGTTGTGGGCGGTCACGCAGCACTACGCGGATTTCGGTGTGCAGGTGCAGGCGCTGACGGGGCACACGCTGGACGATGCGGCGTTCTTCGAGCAGACGGTGGAGAACGTTCAGCGCATCGTGCTTCAAGGCATCACGCCACGCTAG
- the rutF gene encoding NADH-dependent FMN reductase RutF — translation MASHPLAPNPTGLPPGLPKADYRNAMARLGAAVNIITTDGPAGRAGFTASAVCSVTDEPPMLLVCLNRSASVYPAFKANGVLCVNVLAAGHQTLSALFGGKTPMDERFAAGNWSRKTTGSPMLDDAAVSFDCRVLHATHAGTHDVLFCEAVAIAIGGAAQGLIYFDRRYHEIAVPPQH, via the coding sequence ATGGCCTCTCATCCCCTTGCACCGAACCCGACAGGACTGCCGCCCGGCTTGCCCAAGGCCGACTACCGCAATGCGATGGCGCGGCTGGGCGCGGCGGTCAACATCATCACCACCGACGGCCCCGCGGGACGCGCCGGCTTCACAGCCTCGGCGGTATGCAGCGTGACCGACGAACCACCGATGCTGCTGGTGTGCCTGAACCGCTCGGCCTCGGTGTACCCGGCTTTCAAGGCCAACGGCGTGCTGTGCGTGAACGTGCTGGCCGCGGGGCACCAGACGCTCTCCGCGCTGTTCGGCGGCAAGACGCCGATGGACGAACGCTTCGCGGCCGGCAACTGGAGCCGCAAGACCACCGGCTCGCCGATGCTCGACGACGCGGCCGTGTCATTCGACTGCCGCGTGCTGCACGCCACGCATGCGGGCACGCACGATGTGCTGTTCTGCGAAGCGGTGGCCATTGCCATCGGCGGTGCGGCGCAGGGGTTGATCTACTTCGATCGCCGCTATCACGAGATCGCGGTGCCGCCGCAGCACTGA